One Manihot esculenta cultivar AM560-2 chromosome 6, M.esculenta_v8, whole genome shotgun sequence DNA segment encodes these proteins:
- the LOC110617467 gene encoding uncharacterized protein LOC110617467 — translation MSSMRVWSMKSIYLEQIYLIDQMALDLISACPNLEILELGNCNGMDTLTVCSVKLKKLELKYFNRKETEVNLEIDCPNLISSSIIWFEAGKFCFKNLSSLVQFRTSDGYKRDECCGYWNKVVRTLDKVPHIRSLAVHKLVFCCTISNI, via the coding sequence ATGTCAAGTATGCGTGTTTGGTCGATGAAATCAATTTATCTTGAACAAATTTATTTGATAGATCAGATGGCTTTGGATTTGATTAGTGCGTGTCCCAACCTCGAGATTTTGGAGCTTGGGAACTGTAATGGCATGGATACTTTGACGGTTTGCTCTGTGAAATTGAAGAAGCTGGAACTTAAGTACTTTAATCGCAAAGAAACTGAAGTGAATTTGGAGATTGATTGTCCAAACCTTATTTCATCAAGTATAATTTGGTTCGAGGCTGGGAAATTCTGTTTTAAGAATTTGTCTTCTTTGGTTCAATTTCGTACTTCTGATGGGTATAAAAGGGACGAATGCTGTGGCTACTGGAATAAGGTTGTGAGGACACTTGATAAAGTACCTCATATCAGGAGTCTCGCTGTACACAAATTG